In Populus alba chromosome 1, ASM523922v2, whole genome shotgun sequence, a single window of DNA contains:
- the LOC118039154 gene encoding GTP-binding protein YPTM2, with the protein MNPEYDYLFKLLLIGDSGVGKSCLLLRFADGSYLDSYISTIGVDFKIRTVEQDGKTIKLQIWDTAGQERFRTITSSYYRGAHGIIVVYDVTDQESFNNVKQWLSEIDRYASENVNKLLVGNKSDLTANKVVSYETAKAFADEIGIPFIETSAKNSTNVEQAFMAMAAEIKNRMASQPAMNNSRPPTVQIRGQPVNQNSGCCSS; encoded by the exons ATGAATCCTGAATA cGATTATTTGTTCAAGCTTTTGCTTATTGGAGATTCTGGTGTCGGAAAATCATGTCTACTTCTGAGGTTTGCT GATGGTTCATATCTGGATAGTTACATCAGTACCATTGGAGTGGACTTT AAAATCCGTACTGTGGAACAGGATGGGAAAACAATTAAACTCCAAATT TGGGACACAGCTGGACAAGAGCGTTTTAGGACAATCACAAGCAGTTACTATCGTGGAGCTCATGGAATCATT GTTGTTTATGATGTCACAGATCAAGAGAGCTTCAACAATGTTAAACAATGGTTGAGTGAAATTGACCGTTATGCAAGTGAAAATGTGAACAAGCTTCTAGTTGGAAACAAGAGCGATCTCACAGCAAACAAAGTCGTCTCCTATGAGACAGCAAAG GCATTTGCGGATGAAATTGGGATCCCTTTCATTGAGACAAGCGCAAAAAATTCCACCAATGTTGAGCAGGCTTTCATGGCTATGGCTGCAGAGATCAAGAACAG GATGGCAAGCCAGCCAGCCATGAACAACTCAAGGCCCCCAACAGTGCAGATTCGAGGACAGCCTGTGAACCAGAATTCTGGATGCTGCTCATCTTAG
- the LOC118039155 gene encoding RGG repeats nuclear RNA binding protein A — MATANPFDILGDDDNNEDLSQLVAAAQLKAAEKPKKADKSAAAPASQPAKLPAKPAPPVQAVREAKNEGGRGGGRGEGRGYGRGRGRGGRFNRESNNNETPFIGNGFSGGSRPSEDGEAGRTSERRGYGAPRGGFRGGRRGGYSNGEAGEGERPRRQYDRHSGTGRGNELKREGSGRGNWGTPADEIAPETEEPVVDNEKSVITEKQPEEEDAAAASKDAADASKDAAANELEEKEPEDKEMTLEEYEKVLEEKRKALLSMKAEERKVGLDKDLQSMQQLSSKKSNDEIFIKLGSEKDKRKDAADKEDRAKKAVSINEFLKPAGGDRYYNPGRGRGRGRGRGGYGGNTRDVEAPSIEDPGQFPTLGGK, encoded by the exons ATGGCAACAGCGAACCCTTTTGATATCCTTGGCGACGATGACAACAATGAGGACCTTTCTCAACTCGTCGCCGCTGCTCAGCTTAAGGCGGCCGAGAAGCCCAAGAAGGCGGATAAGTCCGCTGCTGCCCCTGCTTCTCAGCCTGCTAAGCTTCCCGCCAAGCCTGCCCCCCCTGTACAAGCTG TGAGGGAGGCAAAGAATGAAGGTGGACGTGGAGGAGGCCGTGGAGAAGGGCGTGGCTATGGGCGTGGGCGTGGTCGTGGTGGCAGATTTAACAGAGaatcaaataacaatgaaaCGCCCTTCATTGGCAATGGTTTTTCTGGAGGATCCAGACCATCTGAAGATGGAGAGGCTGGGAGAACTTCTGAGAGGCGTGGCTATGGTGCCCCTCGTGGTGGTTTCCGTGGTGGTCGCCGTGGTGGTTATAGCAATGGGGAAGCTGGAGAAGGTGAACGCCCTCGAAGGCAGTATGATCGCCACAGCGGTACCGGTCGTGG GAATGAGCTTAAACGTGAAGGGTCTGGCCGTGGTAACTGGGGAACTCCTGCTGATGAAATTGCTCC AGAGACTGAGGAACCTGTTGTTGACAACGAGAAGAGCGTCATTACTGAGAAGCAGCCAGAAGAGGAGGATGCTGCAGCTGCTAGCAAGGATGCTGCAGATGCCAGCAAGGATGCTGCTGCGAATGAGCTAGAAGAGAAGGAGCCTGAGGACAAG GAGATGACACTGGAAGAGTATGAGAAGGTTCttgaagagaagaggaaggctTTGCTTTCTATGAAGGCTGAGGAGAGGAAAGTTGGCTTGGACAAAGACTTACAGTCCATGCAACAGCTGTCAAGTAAGAAGAGTAACGATGAAATTTTTATCAAGCTG GGTTCTGAGAAGGACAAACGAAAAGATGCTGCTGACAAAGAAGACAGAGCCAAGAAG GCTGTAAGCATAAATGAATTCCTGAAGCCTGCTGGAGGTGACAGGTACTACAACCCTGGTCGAGGTCGAGGCCGTGGCCGTGGAAGGGGTGGATATGGAGGCAATACTCGTGATGTGGAAGCTCCCTCTATTGAAGACCCTGGGCAGTTCCCCACCTTGGGTGGCAAGTGA
- the LOC118039156 gene encoding phospholipase A1-Ibeta2, chloroplastic produces MQISSTVPAQNLDLFQARRASFKCQQSTLKPASTLTHSLKSVGTELTKKHLANLEKLLQKQVPEPINQTVSQPTPRVSDKGPVATNRRKNLLEDLNLARIWSEARAAEEMSPRRLNRLQRLLSKTEEYSPRNHLGSRWREYHGSNDWDGLLDPLDENLRREVVRYGEFVQAAYHAFHSNPAMSAGKPPSPQQVSLPDRSYRVTKSLYGTSSVGLPKWVDDVAPDLGWMTQQSSWIGYVAVCEDRREIQRMGRRDIVIALRGTSTCLEWAENMRAQLVEMPGDHDPTEIQPKVECGFLSLYQTCGANVPSLAESVVEEVKRLIELYKGEDLSITVTGHSLGAALAVLVGDELSTCAPQVPPIAVFSFGGPRVGNKGFANQINAKNVKVLRIVNNQDLITRVPGIPMVEELNDNMPLAYAHVGTELRVDTKMSPYLKPNADVACCHDLEAYLHLVDGFMASNCPFRANAKRSLVKLLNEQGSNVKRLYTSKAQALSLNFERQGLAASGCLPSPS; encoded by the coding sequence ATGCAGATCAGCTCAACAGTTCCTGCCCAAAATCTCGATCTCTTTCAGGCCAGACGTGCCAGCTTCAAATGCCAACAATCTACATTAAAACCCGCTTCAACTCTAACTCATTCTTTAAAATCTGTTGGTACCGAGTTAACTAAAAAGCACCTCGCAAATCTTGAAAAACTCCTCCAAAAGCAAGTCCCCGAACCAATTAACCAGACTGTCTCGCAACCGACTCCCAGAGTTTCTGATAAGGGGCCGGTGGCCACTAATAGACGAaagaatttattagaagatCTTAATTTGGCTAGAATATGGTCTGAAGCGAGAGCAGCTGAGGAAATGTCACCTAGACGTCTAAACAGGCTACAACGTTTGTTATCCAAGACGGAGGAGTATTCTCCGAGGAACCATCTTGGTTCTCGGTGGCGAGAGTATCACGGAAGCAATGATTGGGACGGGCTTCTTGATCCACTTGATGAGAATCTCCGGCGAGAGGTGGTGAGATATGGAGAGTTTGTTCAGGCAGCTTATCATGCTTTTCATTCTAATCCCGCCATGTCGGCAGGGAAACCCCCGTCACCCCAACAGGTCTCACTTCCCGACAGGTCCTACAGGGTGACGAAGAGTCTTTATGGGACTTCCTCGGTTGGATTGCCTAAGTGGGTGGACGATGTGGCACCGGATCTAGGGTGGATGACCCAACAGTCTAGTTGGATCGGCTATGTTGCGGTGTGCGAGGACCGGAGGGAAATCCAACGGATGGGAAGGAGGGATATTGTTATCGCATTGCGTGGGACTTCTACTTGTCTTGAATGGGCTGAGAATATGAGGGCCCAATTAGTTGAAATGCCCGGAGACCATGACCCGACTGAAATCCAACCCAAAGTGGAATGCGGGTTCTTGAGCTTGTATCAAACTTGTGGGGCTAATGTGCCTAGCCTAGCCGAGTCGGTGGTTGAAGAGGTGAAAAGGCTAATAGAGCTATACAAGGGTGAGGACTTGAGCATTACAGTCACCGGACACAGCCTCGGCGCCGCCTTGGCTGTATTAGTAGGTGATGAGTTGAGTACATGTGCACCGCAGGTGCCACCAATCGCAGTCTTCTCCTTCGGCGGACCCCGTGTAGGCAACAAAGGTTTTGCAAACCAAATTAATGCCAAAAATGTTAAGGTCTTAAGAATTGTGAATAACCAAGATCTTATCACCAGGGTCCCAGGGATACCCATGGTAGAAGAGCTCAATGACAACATGCCACTGGCCTATGCACACGTTGGCACGGAGCTACGCGTGGACACAAAGATGTCACCGTATCTCAAGCCCAATGCCGACGTGGCATGCTGCCATGACCTGGAGGCATACCTGCACCTGGTCGATGGGTTCATGGCTTCGAACTGTCCGTTCAGAGCAAATGCAAAGAGGAGTTTAGTTAAGTTGCTAAATGAACAGGGATCAAATGTGAAGAGATTGTATACAAGTAAGGCACAAGCCTtgagtttgaattttgaaaggCAAGGACTGGCCGCTTCTGGCTGTTTGCCCAGCCCTTCTTGA